A region from the Arachis ipaensis cultivar K30076 chromosome B01, Araip1.1, whole genome shotgun sequence genome encodes:
- the LOC107605842 gene encoding uncharacterized protein LOC107605842, whose amino-acid sequence MRHRARPERRQGKAEENATTCDNGRNPFHRSILEVRLPKHFDKPTDMRYDGTRDPQEHFTAFEARMSLEGVGDEVRVTQKSGEPTRKYLDRFNDECLEIDEMTDAVASLCLTSGLLNEDFRKHLTMKLVWTMQEIQSVAREYINDEEHGGGERQKEHARDGGPSKTSRPFPRVGKFTNYTPLTAPIIEVYQQIAEKRILSKPRPLKDRTGRNKSLYCDHHKGYGHKTPDCFDLKDALEQAIRDEKLAEFSHLIRKLRRRDRDREGEDKTHAAKRHDEPEDNEHGFTIVNVVTARNAAPRSKLAHKKDAKVLAISSSSARGSKRLPPISFGTEDQWFDEVVKNPPMVITARVGTGLIKRILVDTGLTRISCSATCSMPWVYEMPI is encoded by the exons ATGCGCCACAGAGCAAGACCGGAAAGACGGCAGGGGAAGGCCGAGGAGAACGCGACGACCTGTGATAATGGGCGCAACCCATTTCATCGTTCCATCCTTGAGGTCCGGCTACCAAAGCACTTTGATAAGccgacggacatgaggtacgacggaacCCGAGACCCGCAGGAGCACtttacggccttcgaggccaggatgagcCTGGAGGGAGTGGGAGACGAAGTGAG GGTGACTCAGAAGTCTGGCGAGCCGACCAGAAAATATCTAGACCGGTTCAACGACGAGTGCTTAGAGATCGACGAGATGACGGATGCGGTAGCTAGCCTGTGCTTGACGAGTGGACTTCTAAACGAGGACTTCAGGAAGCATCTCACCATGAAGTTGGTGTGGACGATGCAGGAGATCCAAAGCGTAGCCAGGGAATATATCAACGATGAAGAG CACGGTGGCGGAGAAAGGCAGAAGGAGCACGCCAGAGACGGCGGTCCGAGCAAGACATCCAGGCCATTTCCTCGAGTCGGGAAGTTCACCAATTACACCCCACTCACCGCCCCCATCATAGAAGTTTATCAGCAGATAGCCGAGAAGAGAATTTTGTCGAAGCCCCGACCCCTAAAGGACCGAACCGGGAGGAACAAGAGCCTCTATTGTGATCATCACAAGGGCTATGGACACAAGACGCCGGATTGCTTCGACCTGAAAGACGCGCTGGAACAAGCGATCCGGGATGAAAAACTAGCCGAATTCTCCCACCTCATCAGGAAACTGAGGAGACGAGATCGCGACCGCGAGGGAGAAGATAAGACCCATGCAGCGAAGCGACATGATGAGCCAGAGGACAACGAACACGGCTTTACAATAGTAAACGTGGTAACAGCAAGGAATGCGGCTCCAAGGTCGAAGTTGGCACACAAGAAAGACGCAAAAGTCCTGGCGATCTCATCATCTTCCGCGCGAGGCTCCAAGAGGCTTCCTCCCATCTCGTTCGGTAcggaggaccaatggttcgaTGAGGTCGTGAAAAACCCGCCCATGGTTATCACGGCCAGGGTGGGAACCGGCCTCATCAAGCGAATCCTCGTAGATACCGGGCTGACTCGAATATCATGTTCCGCAACGTGTTCGATGCCTTGGGTCTACGAGATGCCGATCTGA